A genomic stretch from Longimicrobium terrae includes:
- a CDS encoding ABC transporter permease, translated as MNLSIERTLAAVAFRQFTGNRKALWVVLLAWLPVGMALLARAFSAGTPDERMKDTLEFYQSLIIPVLLPLAALVIGTSVFGGEIEDGTVTYVLGKPIARWRIVLTRVLAAGVATAAVILPPTIATGLVMLGRLDHTNVVWGFTCAIAAGGVLYCALFVALSLRTRRALVAGLLYVIMWEGTLGGLFAGTRALSIRQYTLAMADAIATVRGSFFTAPLPGQTALIMGAIVVIAIAVYSVRSLQRFEIGEAA; from the coding sequence ATGAACCTTTCGATTGAACGCACGCTGGCCGCCGTGGCCTTCCGCCAGTTCACGGGGAACCGCAAGGCGCTGTGGGTAGTGCTGCTGGCGTGGCTTCCGGTGGGGATGGCGCTGCTGGCCCGCGCCTTCAGCGCCGGCACCCCCGACGAGCGGATGAAGGACACGCTGGAGTTCTACCAGAGCCTGATCATTCCCGTGCTGCTGCCGCTGGCCGCGCTGGTGATCGGCACGTCGGTGTTCGGGGGGGAGATTGAGGACGGCACGGTGACGTACGTGCTGGGCAAGCCCATCGCGCGGTGGCGCATCGTGCTGACGCGCGTGCTGGCGGCGGGGGTGGCCACGGCCGCCGTCATCCTTCCGCCCACGATCGCCACGGGGCTGGTGATGCTGGGCCGGCTGGACCACACCAACGTGGTGTGGGGCTTTACCTGCGCCATCGCGGCGGGCGGGGTGCTGTACTGCGCGCTGTTCGTGGCGCTGAGCCTGCGCACGCGGCGGGCGCTGGTGGCGGGGCTGCTGTACGTGATCATGTGGGAGGGCACGCTGGGCGGATTGTTCGCCGGGACGCGGGCGCTGAGTATTCGCCAGTACACGCTGGCGATGGCGGACGCGATCGCCACGGTGCGCGGAAGCTTCTTTACGGCGCCGCTTCCCGGGCAGACGGCGCTGATCATGGGGGCGATCGTGGTGATCGCGATCGCGGTGTACAGCGTACGCTCGCTGCAGCGGTTCGAGATCGGCGAAGCCGCGTAG
- a CDS encoding Abi family protein: protein MRLIAVSTTKAAYTKPALSPPDLLAHLASRGLAVPHPLNALHALEYVGYFRLLVYMRPFQMEDPVSGVRRFIAGTTFEDVLALYDFDRELRLLCLDAVERIEVALRAAVASQVSVPAGPHFYLEPTHFDRIDAFVDFYQTARREDRHLTARHYRRRYHTPEHPPVWSMMEASTFGVLSRLFSGLAVGHRKAIALRFGFDEKVLSSWFRSISLVRNLCAHHGRLWNAPMHVDQPLAATRLRSEQTPTDHLYARLVALAALVGMVDPDSDWKRRLIRLLSRYPSVPLAPMGIPAGWDQRPFWR, encoded by the coding sequence GTGCGCCTGATCGCCGTGTCCACCACAAAGGCCGCCTACACCAAACCCGCGCTTTCCCCGCCGGATCTGCTGGCCCACCTGGCGTCCCGCGGGCTCGCCGTACCCCACCCGCTCAATGCGCTCCACGCGCTGGAGTACGTGGGGTACTTCCGGCTGCTCGTCTACATGCGGCCGTTCCAGATGGAGGATCCGGTCTCGGGCGTGCGGCGGTTCATCGCGGGCACGACGTTCGAGGACGTGCTCGCGCTCTACGACTTTGACCGCGAACTCCGGCTTCTGTGCCTGGACGCCGTCGAGCGGATCGAGGTAGCCCTTCGCGCGGCGGTCGCCAGCCAGGTGTCGGTTCCCGCCGGTCCCCACTTCTACCTGGAGCCGACGCACTTCGACCGGATCGACGCCTTTGTGGATTTCTATCAAACGGCCAGGAGGGAAGACCGGCACCTGACCGCAAGGCACTACCGCCGGCGATACCACACGCCCGAACATCCGCCCGTCTGGTCGATGATGGAAGCGAGTACGTTCGGGGTACTCTCGCGCCTGTTTTCCGGCCTGGCCGTCGGACATAGAAAGGCGATCGCCCTCCGCTTCGGCTTTGATGAAAAGGTGCTCTCGTCGTGGTTCCGGTCCATCAGTCTGGTACGGAACCTGTGCGCCCATCACGGCCGCCTGTGGAACGCGCCGATGCACGTGGATCAGCCCCTCGCCGCGACAAGGCTGCGTTCCGAGCAGACGCCGACGGATCACCTGTACGCACGTCTGGTGGCGCTCGCCGCACTGGTCGGGATGGTCGATCCCGATTCCGACTGGAAGCGCAGGCTGATCCGGCTGCTGTCGCGCTATCCATCTGTCCCCCTTGCGCCCATGGGTATCCCGGCCGGATGGGATCAGCGGCCATTCTGGCGCTGA